From a single Centropristis striata isolate RG_2023a ecotype Rhode Island chromosome 14, C.striata_1.0, whole genome shotgun sequence genomic region:
- the dpm3 gene encoding dolichol-phosphate mannosyltransferase subunit 3 — MTKLLEWLFGVSVLGAAWALVSFDLLDLSLPQTYREVAWPMPLYLLVSFGCYSLATVGYRVATFNDCDEAAKELQEQIKEAKADLRKKGLKI; from the coding sequence ATGACCAAACTTCTGGAGTGGCTGTTCGGCGTGTCGGTGCTGGGAGCAGCCTGGGCTCTGGTCTCTTTCGACCTGTTGGACCTGAGTCTGCCGCAGACTTACAGAGAGGTGGCCTGGCCGATGCCCCTGTACCTGCTGGTGTCGTTTGGCTGCTACTCCCTGGCCACGGTGGGCTACAGGGTGGCCACCTTCAATGACTGTGACGAGGCGGCGAAGGAGCTTCAGGAACAGATAAAAGAAGCCAAAGCGGACTTGAGGAAAAAGGGCTTAAAGATATAG